A stretch of DNA from Aliarcobacter thereius LMG 24486:
TAGCTTCTTGCATAGCTTTTAGAGTATCTTTATTTGGAATTTTTACCTCAAATGGAATACCATTATTAAGTTTTACCATATTTAAAAACATCACTATTGCTTGAGATGTACTAAGTCCTAACTTTTTAAAAATAGCTTCTGCTTCTTGTTTTAAATCACTATCAACTCTAGCTCTAACTGTTGAATCCATCATTTTTAAATCCTTTTTGTTTATTGTAGCCTATTTGTGCTACAAAGTCAATATATAATAAATTTTTTTATTATAATCCTAAATTAATAACTGCTTCTCTTCCACTATCAGGAGCTAGTTTTGCATATCTCATAGTCATTTTTATATCTTTATGGTTCATTAGTTTTTGAATAGTAAATATTGGTGTTCCATTAATAGCTAAGTGACTTGCGAATGTGTGTCTTAATGTATGGATTACAACTTTGTTTTTTCTATCACTATTATCAATGCCTTCATTAAAAAGTTCATCTAAAATTGCTCTTAATCTCTTTTCTGGATTAGTTGTAAAGATTTTATCATTTAAAGATAAATTTGCTGTTCTAAGCTCTAGCAAATGCTTTAAATCATCTGTTAAAAATGACTTATAGGTTGAATTGTTTTTAAAATCCTTTAAAGTAATAAGATTATGAGCAAAATCTATATCTTTTTTATGTATATTCAAAATAGTTGCAAGTCTAGCTCCAGTATTTAAAGCCAATTTAAAAAATAAATAAATGATATTATCTTCTTTTGTTTCATTATATAAAATTTGTATCTCATCTTTTGTTAAAAATCTCTCTCT
This window harbors:
- a CDS encoding type II toxin-antitoxin system RelB/DinJ family antitoxin → MMDSTVRARVDSDLKQEAEAIFKKLGLSTSQAIVMFLNMVKLNNGIPFEVKIPNKDTLKAMQEAKEFKGEEITLKDL